The following are encoded in a window of Halanaerobiales bacterium genomic DNA:
- a CDS encoding class I SAM-dependent methyltransferase — protein sequence MDDKAYTKSFASIYDQVMDNVPYDYWYKYLIDILDYYNKKPQKVIDLACGTGNMTYRFAERNAWDLYGVDISQEMLEIARQKENKKDVNVKFYQKDLRNFSPDQKFDLAFSLFDSLNYILEYKDLKKIFDNTYNFLKSDGFFIFDMNTIKRLMNINSGTMLLKGENYSCFWQDIIDKENRIWKVKLKIYFGENRVNYYEEVHKETSYPIQDIIAALKWAGFSEVEVFSAYTFNKAKESDNRVYFVASKGLLKKNNKLLNQLSKKFKWNIIKTFIL from the coding sequence ATGGATGATAAAGCTTATACTAAATCATTTGCAAGCATTTACGATCAAGTTATGGATAATGTACCTTATGATTATTGGTATAAATATCTAATAGATATCCTGGATTATTATAATAAAAAACCACAAAAAGTTATTGATCTGGCCTGTGGAACTGGGAATATGACTTACCGCTTTGCTGAAAGAAATGCTTGGGATCTTTATGGTGTTGATATATCTCAAGAGATGTTGGAGATAGCAAGACAAAAGGAAAATAAAAAAGATGTTAATGTAAAATTTTATCAAAAGGATTTACGCAACTTTTCTCCTGATCAAAAATTCGATTTAGCTTTTTCTCTTTTTGATAGTTTAAATTATATTTTAGAATATAAAGATTTAAAGAAAATATTTGATAATACCTATAATTTTTTAAAAAGTGATGGTTTTTTTATTTTTGATATGAATACTATAAAAAGATTAATGAATATTAATTCTGGTACTATGCTTTTAAAAGGTGAAAATTATTCCTGTTTTTGGCAGGATATCATAGATAAAGAAAACAGGATATGGAAAGTTAAATTAAAAATATATTTTGGCGAAAATAGAGTAAATTATTATGAAGAAGTTCATAAAGAAACTTCTTATCCTATCCAGGATATTATTGCTGCTCTTAAATGGGCTGGATTTAGTGAAGTTGAAGTTTTTAGTGCTTATACCTTTAATAAAGCAAAAGAAAGTGACAATAGAGTTTATTTTGTAGCCTCAAAAGGATTACTAAAAAAAAATAATAAATTGCTCAATCAACTGAGTAAGAAATTTAAGTGGAATATAATTAAGACATTTATTTTATAA